The Methanomassiliicoccales archaeon genomic interval GATCGAGAACTTGCTCTTGGAAAGGCCGAGCTTGCAGACTAACTCACTGTGATTGGGTTTTCAAGTGTGAAGAGGCTCTAGCGAGAGTTAATCACATGCCTTCAATTATCGCCCTTACATTCTCCTTAATTCTCATTTTTAAAGTGTCTAGTTTATCCATTCCCTGAATCGTCCTCGTGTTGTTAGCACTTGTAATTATCAAAGACCATCTATGCAGTTCATGTTTTTTCAGTTCATCCTGGAACATGACAAGGAATTTAGAACCTTTTGCCTCTACTTCAATTATTTCAATAGACCTATCGCCCAGTTTTGTTGAGTAAATCTCTCTTGTTTTTAACCCACTAAATTCTCTTTCAAGCATTTCCGCAAATTCTCCCATATAAGGTCACCTAATAGTAATTAGAGCGAATTCCTATATATACCTTATCACAAAATTGTATAACGCTGACCAAAAATGTTATAAGGGCAATGAAAGAGTTAATCTTGAAAAAATTTAGTTGGTGGAAAGAATGAAAGTTGAAAAAGGAGATTTTGTAGTTTTTAACTACATTGGAAAATTTGAGAATGGAGAAATCTTTGATACTACTTATGAGAATATTGCCAAGGAAGCTGGAATTTATATGGAAGATCGAACTTATGGTCCTCTTGGAGCTAACGTTGGTGTTGGTGAACTCATCCCTGGAATAGATGAAGCTCTGTTAGGAATGGAAGTCGGAGAAAAGAAGATCATAACAATCCCTCCAGAAAAAGGATACGGAATGCCAAGAGACGACTTAATAATTAACGTTCCTACAAGTGAATTTGAAAAAGCAGGTATAGAGCCTATAGAAGGGGC includes:
- a CDS encoding peptidylprolyl isomerase, whose translation is MKVEKGDFVVFNYIGKFENGEIFDTTYENIAKEAGIYMEDRTYGPLGANVGVGELIPGIDEALLGMEVGEKKIITIPPEKGYGMPRDDLIINVPTSEFEKAGIEPIEGAYIMTDSGIAQITAIGEENVTLDFNHPLAGKTLVFEVEIVDVKKETSDEPEA